One genomic window of Clostridium taeniosporum includes the following:
- a CDS encoding carbon monoxide dehydrogenase: MKVINKKSKCNACHNIVKWNCIIYDEKSLEHIKREGMEAEEVIAISETVGNEGIITEYEAIVKCPFCNTKNKFLI, from the coding sequence ATGAAGGTCATTAACAAGAAAAGCAAATGTAATGCATGTCATAATATTGTAAAGTGGAATTGTATAATATATGATGAAAAATCACTAGAACATATTAAAAGAGAAGGGATGGAAGCAGAAGAGGTAATAGCAATTAGTGAAACTGTAGGTAATGAGGGGATAATAACAGAGTATGAAGCAATTGTGAAGTGTCCATTCTGTAATACAAAAAATAAATTTTTAATATAG
- a CDS encoding M42 family metallopeptidase: MNINKEYILKTAKEILEFNSPTGFCFNIMRKIEEIAKGFGYEFETTRKGCGIITIKGESNDEVIGLSAHVDTLGAMVRSITREGKLKFTLLGGPIVPTLDGEYCIIRTREGKLYSGTFLSTSPAAHVFEDSSTKTREPKNMEIRIDEVVKSKEDVENLGICTGDFVFIDPKTTITESGFIKSRFIDDKGSVSCLMGLLELFKREKITPKFTTKIFISVYEEVGHGSSYIPEDITEMIAVDMGCIGDDLNCTEHDVSICAKDSGGPYDYNMVTTLVNLAKDNNINYAVDIYPMYGSDVGAALRGGNNIRGALIGPGVHASHGMERTHYNAFENTIKLLYLYLTK; this comes from the coding sequence ATGAATATTAATAAAGAATATATTTTGAAAACAGCTAAGGAAATATTAGAATTTAATAGCCCAACTGGATTTTGTTTTAATATAATGAGAAAAATTGAAGAAATAGCAAAAGGATTTGGCTATGAATTTGAGACTACAAGAAAAGGTTGTGGAATAATAACGATAAAAGGTGAATCTAATGATGAAGTAATAGGATTATCTGCACATGTAGATACTTTAGGAGCAATGGTTAGATCAATAACAAGGGAAGGAAAATTAAAGTTTACTTTACTTGGTGGTCCAATAGTTCCAACATTAGATGGTGAATACTGCATTATAAGGACTAGAGAAGGAAAACTTTACAGTGGTACTTTTTTAAGCACTAGTCCTGCAGCACATGTTTTTGAAGATAGTTCAACCAAAACACGTGAACCTAAAAATATGGAAATAAGAATTGATGAAGTAGTAAAATCTAAAGAAGATGTTGAAAATTTAGGAATTTGTACAGGTGATTTTGTATTTATAGATCCTAAAACAACAATAACAGAAAGTGGATTTATAAAGTCAAGATTTATAGATGATAAAGGTAGTGTATCTTGTTTAATGGGACTTTTAGAGTTATTTAAAAGAGAAAAAATAACTCCTAAATTTACAACTAAGATATTTATTTCAGTTTATGAAGAAGTAGGACATGGTTCATCATATATTCCAGAAGATATAACAGAGATGATAGCAGTAGATATGGGATGTATAGGTGATGATTTAAATTGTACAGAACATGATGTTTCAATATGTGCAAAAGACTCTGGTGGTCCTTATGATTATAATATGGTAACCACATTAGTTAATTTAGCAAAAGATAATAATATAAATTATGCAGTAGATATTTATCCAATGTATGGATCAGATGTAGGAGCTGCACTTAGAGGCGGGAATAATATTCGTGGAGCCCTTATAGGACCAGGTGTTCATGCATCACATGGAATGGAAAGAACTCATTATAATGCCTTTGAAAATACAATTAAATTATTGTATTTATACTTAACTAAGTAA
- a CDS encoding voltage-gated chloride channel family protein produces MCKNNLKKEKSIVFFKTKNLSAPLSISFLKWVFIGTIVGSLTGLVGALFLNSLEIATALRNNKPWLLFLLPFGGALVSFLYSKYGKSSSKGNNLIIEKINTNNGDIPLRMASLVFLGTFVTHLFGGSAGREGTGVQIGSSISEAIGRLLKLDKIDTKIILMCGISSGFSSVFGTPLAGTIFGLEVAALGTMSYQALIPCFTSAFVGNLVTISFNVHHSHYSILEVPNITYVVVLKIIIAAILFGLVSKLFSELTHKLKDIFSDKFKNTAIRSMIGGFIVIILTYLIGTRDYLGLSLPLISNSFTESVNPITFFNKIIFTSFTLGTGFQGGEVTPLFVIGSTFGNTLSSILNISPSFLAALGLIGVFAGATNAPITSFILGLELFGSQGIEFMFMTCAISYIFSGHSGIYISQKIGISKSTLIKVPKESTLAHYKSNNSNTYLKNNTKEQKKSCS; encoded by the coding sequence ATGTGTAAGAATAACTTAAAAAAAGAAAAATCAATTGTATTTTTTAAGACTAAAAATCTAAGTGCACCTCTAAGCATTTCATTTTTAAAATGGGTTTTTATAGGTACAATTGTAGGTTCTTTAACAGGCTTAGTTGGAGCTTTATTTTTAAATAGTTTAGAAATTGCTACAGCCTTAAGAAATAACAAGCCTTGGCTATTATTTCTCTTACCTTTTGGAGGTGCTTTAGTTAGTTTTCTATATTCTAAATATGGAAAATCATCTTCAAAAGGAAATAATTTAATTATAGAAAAAATTAATACTAACAATGGAGATATACCTCTTCGTATGGCTTCTTTGGTCTTTTTAGGTACTTTTGTAACTCACTTATTTGGTGGATCTGCTGGTAGAGAAGGTACTGGAGTGCAAATTGGTTCAAGTATATCTGAGGCTATTGGACGTTTATTAAAATTAGACAAAATCGATACTAAAATTATTTTAATGTGCGGAATTAGTAGTGGATTTAGTTCTGTTTTTGGTACTCCACTTGCTGGTACTATATTTGGCTTAGAAGTTGCTGCACTTGGAACTATGAGCTATCAAGCTTTAATTCCTTGCTTTACATCAGCTTTTGTTGGAAACCTTGTAACTATATCATTTAATGTTCATCACTCACATTATAGTATATTAGAAGTTCCTAATATTACATATGTAGTGGTATTAAAAATCATTATTGCTGCAATTTTATTTGGATTAGTTAGTAAATTATTTAGTGAGTTAACACATAAATTAAAAGATATATTTTCTGATAAATTTAAAAACACTGCAATTAGAAGTATGATTGGCGGATTTATTGTAATTATATTAACATATTTAATAGGAACAAGAGATTATCTAGGACTTAGTTTACCTTTAATTAGTAATTCTTTTACTGAAAGTGTTAATCCTATAACATTTTTTAACAAGATAATATTTACTTCATTTACTTTAGGTACTGGCTTTCAAGGTGGTGAGGTTACACCTTTATTTGTAATAGGTTCAACCTTTGGAAATACTTTATCTAGTATACTTAATATTTCTCCATCATTTTTAGCTGCATTAGGCCTTATAGGAGTCTTTGCTGGAGCTACAAATGCACCTATAACATCTTTCATATTGGGACTAGAACTTTTTGGTTCTCAAGGAATTGAATTCATGTTTATGACTTGTGCTATAAGCTACATATTTTCTGGTCATTCAGGGATATATATTTCTCAAAAAATAGGTATAAGTAAAAGTACCTTAATTAAAGTTCCAAAAGAGTCTACACTTGCTCATTATAAAAGTAATAACTCTAATACATATTTAAAAAATAATACAAAAGAACAAAAAAAATCATGTAGTTAA
- a CDS encoding solute:sodium symporter family transporter, with product MFILITFIFFIILVGVISFHKTKGSNTQSAEGYFLAGRGLSGIVIASSIMLTNLSTEQIIGLNGQSYMTNMGPMAWEATACLALGILALIFLPKYFKSGITTIPDFLEERYDSTTKRIVSLLLLLGYIVTYIPTVLYSGAIVINKIFGISNILGITTFQAIALTGFIISVIGCVYAVYGGLRLCAVSDTINGLGLLIGGLMVPILGIISIGHGNFIDGFNVLLTNPQKLNAINPANSLSPLVPWPVLMTGLLFNNLFYFCTNQSIVQRALGAKNLAEAQKGAIYAGFLKLIGPFFLVMPGVIAFAKYGTRLENADMAYPTLLIDVLPKPLLGFFAAVLFGAIMSSFNGALNSSATLFTLDLYKPLLKPRADDKELVYIGRKFNMIIAIIATCVAPFILYAPTGLYGFLQECFGFYNVPILAAVVVGFYSKRVPKIAPKIAFFVHIVLYTLSKFLIKDVHFLYVLGGLFPICVIVMIIIGKIRPRETEFIQENKALVDLVPWKYAKLATGIMIGTMCLIYLIFSPLGIGQW from the coding sequence ATGTTTATACTAATTACCTTTATATTTTTTATAATTTTAGTAGGAGTAATTTCATTTCACAAGACTAAAGGTTCTAATACTCAATCAGCAGAGGGTTATTTTTTAGCTGGTAGAGGGTTATCAGGAATAGTAATAGCTAGTTCTATTATGCTTACCAATCTGTCAACAGAACAAATAATAGGGTTAAATGGACAAAGTTATATGACTAATATGGGACCAATGGCATGGGAAGCTACAGCATGCTTAGCATTAGGGATTTTAGCTTTAATTTTTTTACCTAAATATTTTAAAAGTGGTATTACAACAATTCCAGACTTCTTAGAAGAAAGATATGATTCCACAACTAAAAGAATAGTATCATTATTGCTTCTCTTAGGATATATAGTGACATATATTCCTACAGTATTGTATTCAGGAGCTATAGTCATAAATAAAATATTTGGAATATCAAATATTTTAGGAATAACAACCTTTCAAGCAATAGCATTAACTGGTTTCATTATATCAGTAATAGGGTGTGTGTATGCAGTATATGGTGGCTTAAGATTATGTGCTGTATCAGATACTATTAATGGATTAGGTCTATTAATTGGTGGACTCATGGTTCCTATACTTGGAATAATTTCAATTGGACACGGAAACTTTATAGATGGATTTAATGTATTGCTTACAAATCCTCAAAAATTAAATGCAATAAATCCAGCAAATTCACTTTCACCATTAGTTCCTTGGCCAGTATTAATGACTGGGCTATTATTCAATAATTTATTTTATTTTTGTACAAATCAATCAATAGTTCAAAGAGCTTTGGGAGCTAAAAATTTAGCAGAAGCACAAAAAGGTGCTATATATGCAGGATTTTTAAAATTGATAGGGCCTTTCTTTTTAGTGATGCCAGGTGTAATTGCATTTGCTAAGTATGGAACAAGACTAGAAAATGCAGACATGGCATATCCTACATTATTAATAGATGTATTACCAAAACCATTATTAGGATTTTTTGCAGCAGTTTTATTTGGAGCTATTATGAGTTCATTTAATGGAGCATTAAATAGTTCAGCTACATTGTTTACTTTGGATCTTTATAAGCCACTTTTAAAACCGAGAGCTGATGATAAGGAACTGGTTTATATTGGAAGGAAATTCAATATGATAATTGCCATAATAGCTACATGTGTTGCACCGTTTATATTATATGCTCCTACTGGATTATATGGGTTTTTACAAGAGTGTTTTGGATTTTACAATGTACCTATTTTAGCAGCAGTAGTTGTAGGATTTTATTCTAAGAGAGTGCCAAAGATTGCTCCTAAAATTGCATTTTTTGTTCATATAGTTTTATATACATTATCTAAATTTTTAATAAAAGATGTTCATTTTCTTTATGTATTAGGGGGGTTATTTCCAATATGTGTAATCGTTATGATTATAATTGGAAAAATAAGACCTAGAGAAACTGAATTTATACAAGAAAATAAAGCATTAGTTGATTTAGTACCTTGGAAATATGCAAAATTAGCAACTGGCATTATGATTGGAACTATGTGCTTAATATATTTAATTTTTTCACCACTTGGAATAGGTCAATGGTAA
- the iolE gene encoding myo-inosose-2 dehydratase, which yields MFNNDKVKVGICPIGWTNDDMPDLGKENTFEQAVSEMALSGFKGTEVGNKYPKDVKVLKKALEMRKLQIASAWFSSFLTTKPYEETKKEFIDHRDFLHAMGSKVIVVSEQGHSIQGQMDTPIFDGKYHFNEEEWKLLADGLNKLGKLAADKDMKVVYHHHMGTGVQTTEEIDKLMSITDENLVYLLFDTGHLVYSGEDPIEILKKYVHRIKHVHLKDIRTEIVSKVKNEKLSFLKGVRAGAFTVPGDGAIDFEPIFKILAKNDYEGWLMIEAEQDPSIANPLEYAIKGRNYIKEKASI from the coding sequence ATGTTTAATAACGATAAAGTAAAAGTAGGAATATGTCCAATAGGTTGGACTAATGATGATATGCCTGATTTAGGTAAGGAGAATACATTTGAGCAAGCTGTTAGTGAAATGGCTCTTTCAGGATTTAAGGGAACCGAGGTTGGAAATAAATATCCTAAAGATGTAAAGGTTTTAAAGAAAGCGTTAGAAATGAGAAAACTTCAAATTGCAAGTGCTTGGTTTAGTTCATTTTTAACTACTAAACCTTATGAAGAAACTAAAAAAGAATTTATAGATCATAGAGACTTTTTACATGCTATGGGCTCAAAGGTTATAGTAGTGTCAGAACAAGGACATAGTATTCAAGGTCAAATGGATACTCCAATATTTGATGGAAAGTATCACTTTAATGAAGAAGAATGGAAACTTCTAGCTGATGGACTTAATAAACTTGGAAAATTAGCAGCAGATAAAGATATGAAAGTAGTTTATCATCATCATATGGGTACAGGTGTGCAAACAACAGAGGAAATTGATAAATTAATGAGTATTACTGATGAAAATTTAGTATATTTATTATTTGATACAGGGCATTTAGTATATTCAGGTGAAGATCCAATTGAAATACTTAAAAAGTATGTTCATAGAATAAAACATGTTCATTTAAAAGATATAAGAACTGAAATTGTCAGTAAAGTTAAGAATGAAAAGTTAAGTTTCTTAAAAGGTGTAAGAGCTGGTGCATTCACTGTTCCTGGAGATGGAGCAATAGATTTTGAACCAATATTTAAGATATTAGCAAAAAATGATTATGAAGGATGGTTAATGATAGAAGCTGAGCAAGACCCATCTATTGCAAATCCTCTTGAATATGCAATTAAAGGAAGAAATTATATAAAAGAAAAAGCTAGTATTTAA
- the iolG gene encoding inositol 2-dehydrogenase, producing MLKVGIIGAGRIGKVHGESISKYVKNAEVKAIADVFLNDDTKKWAKEMGIANVYNDYKKILDDSEIDAVLICSSTDTHSSISIEAIRAGKHVFCEKPIDHDLSRIKEVIDELNKSNVKYQVGFNRRYDHNFKAVRQAVVEGKIGEPHILKITSRDPEPPSIDYVKVSGGLFLDMAIHDFDMARYLLGNDVEEVYAAGNVLVDKAIGEAGDIDTAIVTLKMENGTMAVIDNSRQSAYGYDQRAEVFGSLGQVAVTNDSTSSAVVSTKDGVNGEKPLFFFLERYMQAYAEEITEFINAIVNDTEVAVNADDGLKAVLIGKAATKSLKENRTVKISEIQY from the coding sequence TGCATGGAGAAAGTATTTCTAAGTATGTAAAAAATGCAGAAGTAAAGGCGATAGCAGATGTATTCTTAAACGATGATACTAAAAAATGGGCTAAGGAAATGGGAATAGCTAATGTTTATAATGATTACAAGAAAATTCTTGATGATTCAGAAATAGATGCAGTGCTTATATGCTCATCAACAGATACTCACTCATCAATTTCTATAGAAGCTATAAGAGCAGGAAAGCATGTATTTTGTGAAAAACCAATTGACCATGATTTAAGCAGAATTAAAGAAGTTATTGATGAACTTAATAAATCAAATGTTAAATACCAAGTAGGATTTAATAGGAGATATGACCATAATTTTAAAGCTGTTAGACAAGCTGTTGTAGAAGGTAAGATTGGAGAACCACACATTCTTAAAATAACTTCAAGAGATCCAGAACCACCATCAATAGATTATGTTAAAGTTTCAGGAGGTCTTTTTCTTGATATGGCTATCCATGATTTTGATATGGCTAGATATCTTTTAGGAAATGATGTTGAGGAAGTTTATGCAGCTGGAAATGTATTAGTAGATAAAGCTATTGGAGAAGCAGGGGATATAGATACTGCTATAGTAACATTAAAAATGGAAAATGGAACAATGGCTGTAATTGATAATTCAAGACAATCAGCTTATGGATATGATCAAAGGGCAGAAGTGTTTGGATCACTTGGACAAGTAGCTGTGACTAACGATAGTACTTCAAGTGCAGTTGTATCAACAAAAGATGGAGTAAATGGAGAAAAACCACTATTCTTTTTCTTAGAAAGATATATGCAAGCTTATGCAGAGGAAATAACAGAATTTATTAATGCAATTGTAAATGACACAGAAGTTGCAGTAAATGCTGATGATGGATTAAAGGCTGTACTAATAGGTAAAGCAGCAACAAAATCTTTAAAAGAAAATAGAACTGTTAAGATATCAGAAATTCAATATTAG
- a CDS encoding NCS2 family permease: MNKFFKLNEHNSTIRRETIAALTSFFAAVYIIIVNASILSDSGIPIEPLIIATVLSSLIGCLIVGFVSNAPLIVMPGMGINALFTYTVVKTLGLTFYQGLAAVIVSGILLTIVALTPLAKNITEAIPNNLKEAITVGIGLFITLIGLSKSGLIVSDSSSLLKLGDITSPEVIAFIIIMLITLILFIKNVPGAFLISIIIGTVISIFMGIVNISNITFSLPDFGAYKDIFFNADFSAILNPNFWISTFSLTLVLIFENIGLLHGQLNGLLKTPEKSQKALSSVAFSVIGYGFLGSSPPVSTVEGAAGIAAGGRTGLTSIITGLLFLLSLFFIPFISVIPNAALSPILIIIGSLMFQNLKQLNFDDLTELIPAFIIIILIPLTYSIVDGIAFGFILYPICKLFSNKKKDLSVTMCITSAIFFIYFLIQGFIH, encoded by the coding sequence ATGAATAAATTTTTTAAATTAAACGAACACAATTCTACAATAAGGAGAGAAACTATAGCCGCACTTACATCATTTTTTGCTGCTGTTTATATTATTATAGTAAACGCTAGCATATTAAGTGATTCAGGCATACCTATTGAACCTTTAATTATCGCAACGGTTTTATCTTCATTAATAGGATGTCTTATAGTAGGTTTTGTTAGTAATGCTCCTCTAATCGTTATGCCCGGTATGGGAATCAATGCACTATTTACTTACACTGTTGTAAAAACATTAGGACTTACATTTTATCAAGGACTAGCAGCAGTAATAGTATCAGGAATTTTATTAACAATAGTTGCACTTACTCCACTTGCTAAAAATATAACAGAAGCCATTCCAAATAATTTAAAAGAAGCCATTACTGTTGGTATTGGACTTTTTATTACACTTATTGGATTATCAAAATCAGGTCTTATAGTTTCTGATTCTTCTAGTTTATTAAAGCTTGGAGATATAACTAGTCCTGAAGTTATAGCATTTATAATTATTATGCTTATTACATTAATATTATTTATTAAAAATGTACCTGGTGCATTCTTAATTTCAATTATCATAGGTACAGTTATTTCTATATTTATGGGAATTGTAAATATAAGTAATATTACATTTTCACTTCCTGATTTTGGAGCTTATAAAGACATATTTTTTAATGCTGATTTTAGTGCCATACTTAATCCAAACTTTTGGATTTCTACATTTTCATTAACATTAGTTTTAATCTTTGAAAATATAGGACTATTACATGGACAATTAAATGGGCTATTAAAAACTCCAGAAAAATCTCAAAAAGCTTTATCTTCAGTAGCATTTTCTGTTATTGGATATGGTTTTCTTGGAAGTAGTCCTCCTGTATCTACTGTTGAAGGTGCAGCAGGAATAGCAGCTGGTGGAAGAACTGGTTTAACATCAATAATAACTGGATTATTATTTTTGCTTTCATTGTTTTTTATACCATTTATATCAGTAATTCCAAATGCAGCATTATCTCCAATTCTTATTATAATAGGAAGTTTAATGTTCCAAAACTTGAAACAATTAAACTTTGATGATTTAACAGAATTAATACCGGCATTTATAATAATAATATTAATTCCATTAACTTATAGTATCGTAGATGGAATAGCCTTTGGATTTATTTTATATCCTATATGTAAATTATTTAGTAATAAAAAGAAAGATTTATCAGTAACTATGTGTATTACATCTGCTATCTTCTTTATTTACTTCTTAATTCAAGGTTTTATTCATTAA
- a CDS encoding NUDIX hydrolase, with amino-acid sequence MKRSKVVDLEKMSSSKFLNMYKIQYKNKLGKLKNWIVASRKSEETLRDRYLNGTEDKIDGVVIAAFHKKEKKLVIIKQYRVPINDYVYELVAGLVDNNEDIKSTVERELKEETGLRLLEITEKGNNKLYISPGMTDEALGFIYCICEGEFSKYYLEEDEDIETILVSQEEAKEIMKSKNNIDVKCFLILQSFAELGEKMFL; translated from the coding sequence ATGAAAAGAAGTAAAGTAGTGGATTTAGAAAAAATGTCATCATCAAAATTTTTGAATATGTATAAAATACAATATAAAAATAAATTAGGTAAATTAAAAAATTGGATTGTGGCATCTAGAAAAAGTGAAGAAACATTAAGGGATAGATATTTAAATGGAACAGAAGATAAAATAGATGGAGTAGTTATAGCAGCTTTTCATAAGAAAGAAAAAAAATTAGTTATAATAAAACAATATAGGGTGCCAATAAATGATTATGTATATGAATTAGTAGCGGGACTTGTTGATAATAATGAAGATATAAAAAGTACTGTTGAAAGAGAATTAAAAGAAGAAACTGGATTAAGACTTTTAGAGATAACAGAAAAAGGAAATAACAAGCTTTATATATCCCCTGGAATGACTGATGAAGCATTAGGGTTTATTTATTGTATTTGTGAAGGTGAATTTTCAAAATATTATTTAGAAGAAGATGAAGATATAGAAACAATACTTGTATCTCAAGAAGAAGCAAAAGAGATTATGAAAAGCAAAAATAATATAGATGTAAAGTGCTTTTTGATTTTACAGAGTTTTGCAGAATTAGGAGAAAAGATGTTTCTATAA
- a CDS encoding cell wall-binding protein, with translation MKKNLIVIGTVALMTICNGSVQAFAYDNNANTKIEISQEEKFEPERNWLNMEVADELNKNFNELTKEDFLKIKKLDLHYKMLEGELPETIGLMKNLEYLNLNYCKLTKIPDNITELNKLTYIDLGDNKFRELPEKFEEKIIKGEYQYVDVESDELRLKEGWHFLKGKWTYLDRYGDRVKETTKIDGKTYNFNEDGTVKIGWQKEEDKWFYYDTSGQLIKNTWKVINNKKYYFNEKGEVQTGFLDLDSKRYYLNPNGDMATGLVKIDKKSYYFDSNGVMLKGWLNEGDKRYYFDENGVMVAGRDMTIDGKNYKFYSNGVLVKNQWLNDNTYIQPNGEIVNVSNNYAHSNVQLNAFKYMTNPSNQLSVYDKAVELHGGDTSNNCVYFLSEVLRRNGVWLPEQTCNTYELEGLLKEKGFVASNDFTQLKPGDILYTNGHSHVYVFMGWRDNQYAYIVDNQREKFDNEIYHIRNVYYDDSIHSTDRAIYFYYYPY, from the coding sequence TTGAAGAAGAATTTAATTGTAATAGGAACAGTAGCACTAATGACAATATGTAATGGAAGTGTACAAGCATTTGCATATGATAATAATGCAAATACTAAAATAGAAATATCTCAAGAAGAAAAATTTGAACCAGAGAGAAATTGGCTTAACATGGAAGTGGCAGATGAGCTTAATAAGAACTTTAATGAACTTACAAAAGAAGATTTTTTAAAAATTAAGAAGTTAGATTTGCATTACAAAATGTTAGAAGGGGAGTTGCCTGAAACAATAGGGTTAATGAAAAATTTAGAGTATTTAAATTTAAACTATTGTAAATTAACTAAAATCCCTGATAACATAACAGAATTAAATAAATTAACATATATAGATTTAGGAGATAATAAATTTAGAGAATTACCAGAAAAATTTGAAGAAAAAATAATTAAGGGTGAATACCAATATGTTGATGTTGAAAGTGATGAATTAAGATTAAAAGAAGGATGGCATTTTTTAAAGGGAAAATGGACATACTTAGATAGATATGGTGATAGAGTAAAAGAAACTACCAAAATAGATGGTAAAACATATAACTTTAATGAAGATGGTACTGTAAAAATTGGATGGCAAAAAGAAGAAGATAAGTGGTTTTATTATGATACTTCAGGACAATTGATAAAGAATACATGGAAAGTGATAAATAATAAAAAGTATTACTTTAATGAAAAAGGTGAAGTGCAAACAGGATTTTTAGACCTAGATTCAAAGAGATATTATTTAAATCCTAATGGAGATATGGCTACTGGATTAGTTAAAATAGATAAAAAGAGTTATTATTTTGATAGCAATGGAGTAATGTTAAAAGGTTGGTTAAATGAAGGGGATAAGAGATATTATTTTGATGAAAATGGTGTTATGGTAGCTGGAAGAGATATGACTATAGATGGCAAAAATTATAAATTTTATTCTAATGGAGTATTAGTTAAAAATCAATGGCTTAATGATAATACGTATATTCAACCTAATGGTGAAATTGTAAATGTGTCTAATAATTATGCCCATTCTAATGTACAACTTAATGCATTTAAATATATGACAAATCCAAGTAATCAATTAAGTGTTTATGATAAGGCTGTAGAACTTCATGGAGGAGATACAAGTAATAACTGTGTATACTTTTTATCAGAAGTTTTAAGAAGAAATGGAGTTTGGTTACCAGAACAAACTTGTAATACTTATGAATTGGAAGGATTATTAAAGGAAAAGGGATTTGTAGCATCTAATGATTTTACACAATTAAAACCAGGTGATATTTTATATACTAATGGTCATAGTCATGTTTATGTATTTATGGGATGGAGAGATAACCAATATGCTTATATAGTAGATAATCAAAGAGAGAAATTTGATAATGAAATATATCATATAAGAAATGTATATTATGATGATTCAATACATTCTACTGATAGAGCAATATATTTCTATTACTATCCATATTAG
- the crcB gene encoding fluoride efflux transporter CrcB, whose protein sequence is MQKIIYVGIGGFIGATIRYLITLHSAKLVNSNISLGTLIVNVLGGFLIGMIMEISMSTNLISSNLKLFLTTGLMGGLTTFSTFSYETISLMNTGRYLLGTMNICLNLFLSLGGIIISTFLCKTIF, encoded by the coding sequence TTGCAAAAAATTATTTATGTTGGTATTGGAGGGTTCATAGGAGCAACAATTAGATATTTAATTACTTTGCATTCAGCAAAATTAGTTAATTCAAATATTTCATTAGGTACATTAATTGTTAATGTACTTGGTGGATTTTTAATAGGTATGATAATGGAAATTAGTATGTCTACAAATTTAATATCTTCTAATTTAAAGCTTTTTTTAACCACAGGTCTTATGGGAGGACTAACAACATTTTCTACATTTAGTTATGAAACAATTAGTTTAATGAATACAGGAAGATATTTATTAGGGACTATGAATATTTGTCTTAATTTATTTTTGAGTTTAGGTGGAATTATTATATCAACTTTTTTATGTAAAACTATTTTTTAG